In the Deinococcus planocerae genome, CCGCTTCGGGGAGGCGCTGGGGGCCGTACCGGCCCTGGGGTGAGTGGTGAGGAGTCAGCGGGCTCGATCTTTTCCCACTCACCGCTGACCCCTTCCCACTGACCTCCTACCCCATCCGCCCCGTCCGGATCACGTCCGCGATCACGGGCGGCAGGTTCCAGGCCATGATGTCGAAGGCGGACGAGGCGAAGTCGTAGGGCACCTTGTGCAGGCTGACCCCGGGCTTGCGGCCCGAGGCGTCCACGAGCGCCACGTCGGCCCCGGGCTCGTGGTTGAGGGTCAGGCCGACCGAGCCGGGGTCCACGAAGGTCGTCTCGCCCACCACCCGCACGAAGGGCACGTGCGAGCCCCCCACCACCAGCACCCGGGCCCGCAGGGCGTCGGCGAGCGTTTCCAGCTCGCGCTCGGGCGCCATCAGGTCGACCCGCCCGCCCGGGTCGTGGGGCGAGCCGTGAAAAAAACGCACCCGCCCCGCGGGCGTCGTGAGGCGGCCCCCCGGCGGCAGGCGGCGCAGAAATTCGAGCTGCTCCGGCGAGAGCACCCGCCGCGTCCACGACAGCACCTGATCGGCCACCCCGCCGCGCCCGCTGCTCTCGCCGAGTTCGAGCGCCACCCGCATGTCGCTGCCCCCCAGCCCCACCTGCCAGCCCTCCCGCCGCACGAGGTCGATCACCGGCCCCGGGCTCGCCCCGTACCCCACCAGGTCCCCCACCACGACCACCGCGTGAACGGGATTGTCGGATAAAAAGCGCTTCACCGCGCTCAGCGCGTGGATGTTGCCGTGCAGGTCACTGAGAAAGGCCAGTCGCAAAGTGCCCCCATCCTAGGGCAAAGGCGCAGCGGCGTGCGCGGAACTTTTCCGCGCGCGTCGGCCCCTATCATGGCCCGGTGCCGCCCCTGCCCACCCCCCTCCTCGGTCTCCTCGCAGGCGCCCTCCTCGCCGCCTGCGGGCTGCCCCTCCCGTGGAGCTTCCTGAGTTACCTGCCGCTGGCCCTGCTCCTCGTCTTCGTCACCGGGGACCCCACTCCGCGCCGCCTCGCGCTGAGAATGTGGTGGGCCGGGACCGCCTACAGCGCCGTGCACCTGTGGTGGCTGACCGCCTTCCTCGCCAAACTCTTCGGCACGCCGGTCCTGGGCGCCTTGGCCGCCCTGCTCTTCGCCCTGGAGGGGGCCTTCCTCGCCGTCATGGCGTCTCTCGCCGCCCGGCTCTTCACCTCCCGGGAGGCGCGGGTCTGGGCCCTCGCGGGCGGGTGGGTCCTGCTGGAGTGGCTGCGCTTCCTCGGGCCGCTCGCCTTTCCCTGGCCCACCCTGGGCTACACCCTGCTCCCCACCCCCGCCGTCCAGATCGCCGACCTCGGGGGGGTCCTCCTCGGCAGCGTGCTCGTCGCCGCCACCGCCGCCGCCCTGGTCTCCTTCTGGTGGGGGAGACGGCCCCCCCTGGTGCTGATGTCCGCCCTGTGGGTCGCGGCGCTGGCGTACGGGGTCACGCGGGTGCCCGGGCCGGGACCCGTTCAGCCCACGCTGCTGCTGAGAACCGAATTCGACTCCTTCGGGCGGGCCACCCGGCAGCTCGGCCCCGCCGAGCAACTGGAGGTCCAGCAGCGTCTCAGCGCGGCCCGGCGGCCCGGCGAGACCCTCGTCTGGAGCGAGACGGCGCTCACCCGCCCCGGCGTGCCCGCAAGGCTCCCGGAGTTCCCCGGCCCCGGCATCAGCGGCCTGGGCACCTCCCAGCCCCGGCAAAACGCGGTGGTCAGCGTCGACGCCGCAAGGCGGGTCCTCAGCCTCAACCGCAAGGCCCGCCTGGTGCCCTTCGGAGAGTATTTTCCGCTCTACGGCGCCCTCAGACCCGCGTACCGCGTGATCGAGCAGGCGGTCGGCTTCGAGCTCGGCGGCCTCACCCCCGCCCGCACCCTCACCCCCCTCACCCTGAACGGCGTCCTCTACGGCGCCTACGTGTGCTACGACAGCGTGTTTCCCTGGGTCGCGCGGCAGCTCACCGCCCAGGGCGCCCGGCTCCTCGTCAACGTCAGCAACGACGGCTGGTACGACGGCTGGGGGGTGACGCAGCACTTCATGATGGGCCGCGTCCGCGCCATCGAAACCCGCCGCTGGCTCGTCCGCAGCGTGAATCAGGGCGTCGCCGCCGCCGTGAACGACCTCGGCCAGCCTGTGCAGGTCCTCGCCCGGGGGGAAGGCACCCTCCACGCCCGCCCCCGCCTCCTGACCGGGCAGACCCCCTACGTCCGGTACGGCGACCTGCCCGCCCTTGGCCTCGCCGCCCTGCTGCTGCTCTACGCCCGGCGGCTGGACCGCTGACCAAACGGGAAGGGAGCAGCAGCCGCAGCGGGCCCCGCTCCCCCGATCCCCCGAAACCTTGTTACTCCTTGACCCCGCCTGCCACCGCCCCGCCCACGAAGTAGCGCTGGAAGCCGTAGAACAAGAAGATGATCGGCAACGCCCCCAGCGTCGCGGCGGCGGCGAAGATGCCCCACTTGGTGGCGAACTGCGCGCTCGTGAAGCTCAAGAGCATCACGCCCACCGTCCACTTCTCGACCCCGGTCAGGAGCACGTTCGCCAGGATGAATTCCGCGTACGTCCCGATGAACTGGTTCAGGAAGATAAAGACCAGGATGCCCCCGGAGAGCGGCAGCACCACCCGCAAGAAGGTCTGCCAGCGCGTCGCCCCGTCCACCATCGCCGCCTCCTCCAGCGACTCGGGCAAGCTCTCCACGTACCCCTTGAAAATCCAGGTGTTGAAGGCAATCGCCCCCCCCGAGTACGCCAGGATCAGCCCCGTGAAGGTGTTGTTCAGCCCCAGCAGCACCATCAGGGTATACACCGCGACGAGCGCCAGAAACACCGGGAACATCTGGATGAAGATGAAAAACAGCAGCGTCTGAAATCGCCCCGGAAAGCGCAGCCGCGCCATCGCGTACCCGGCGCTGGTCGAGAGCAAGATCGCCAGCACCCCGGTGATCCCCGACACCAGCAGGGTATTGCGCACCGACAGCAAGAACTTGCTCTCGTTGCCCGGCCCGGTGAACTGCGCCGGCGTCATGAACACCACCAGCACCGCCAGCGCCACGACGAGCGCCCGCAGCGCCCAGGTGCGGCCCCGGCTCAGGGCCACCGACTCCCGGCCCGCGCGCCCCGCCAGCGTGAGCAGGAGCAGCGCCGCCAGCGCCGCCCCCCCGACCACGAACAGCACGACCTGCCACCCCGGCACCACCACGCCGTCGAACAGGCGCCGGAAGTTCTCCAGGCTCAAGACGCTCAGGTTGGGCAAGAGCCCCGTTCGGTAAAAGATGTTGGGGTCGCTGAAGTTGGGGAAGGCGAAAAGCGAGTTGCGCGGATCGAAGGCCGCCAGCAACACGTAAAAGATCGGATAGACCGCGATGAGAACGACCAGCAGCAAGAAGAGATGCGTGAGCTGGTCACCCAGCACCGCCGCGTAACTTACTCGGCGCCCGGTCCGCGCCATGCCGATCCGCTGCCCGATCAGGCTGGTCAGGGCCAGCACCCCGCTCGCCGCGAGCAAGAACAGCACGAAGCTGCGCCAGCCCCCCTCCACGAAATAGATCGTGAAGCTGCGGGGCCGCCCCTGCATGTTCCGCGCCAGGAAAGACCCCAGCACCACGAGGCCGATCACCAGGGCGGCGAGGACGAGCCACGGCAGCGCCCGCCGCAGCGGCCCCGGCTCGTGGTGGACGTACCCCCCCGGCGGCAGGGAAGAGGCGGGGCGGCCCGGCCCGGTGCCGGGGGTCGGCGTCGGTGTGGCGGTCATACGGGGACCTCCTGCGGGAATGAGCGCGGGAACCCGGTCACTTGCGGGCCTCCTGGAAAACCCCCGCCGCCCGGAAGTTCACGACCGAGATCGCCAGGGTCAGAAAGAAGATGATCAGCGCGATCGCGCTCGCCAGGGCGTAGTTCTGCCCCCCCGTCGACGCGAAGGCCGTGTTGTACCCCCACGACAGCAGGATGTCGGTGCTCTGCGCCGTGCTCTCCCGCCCCTCCTGCGGGGGCCCGCCCTGGGTCAACAGGTAGATGATCCCGAAGTTGTTGAAGTTGAACGCGAACGCCGAGAGCAGGATCGGCGTGAACGATGTGCGCAGCAGCGGCAGCGTGATGTTGGTGATCTGCTGCCAGCGGCTCGCCCCGTCGATGCTCGCCGCCTCGTAGAGGTCCTCGTTGATCGTGGAAAGCGCGCTGATCGTCGCCGTCATCATGTACGGAAAGCCCAGCCACAAGTTCACCAGCAGCACGCTGATCTTCGCCCACAGCGGATCACCCAGCCACGGCACCGCCGTGAACCCCAGCAGCCCCAGCGTCTTGTTCACGATCCCGAACTGCTGGTTAAACAGCGCCACCCACATCTGCACGCTGATCACGGTGGGAATCGCCCACGGCAAGAACAGCAGCGTCCGGTAGACGTTGCGCCCCTTGAGCCGCTTGTTGTACAGCAAAATCCCCAGGATCAACCCCGCCAGCGCGTTCATGACCACCGTCGAAAAGGCGAACACCACCGTCCAGACGAACACCGGAATCAGCGCCGTGCTCGCCTTGGCGAAGATCGTCTGAAAATTCGCCAGCCCCACGTACTCGTAGCGGTTGAGCCGCGTCACGTTCGCCACGTCCAACCCCGCGGGCGCCGGGGCCGCGAGCGTCACCACGTTCCCCTGCACCCCCGCCACCTCGGCCCGCACCGGCACCGAGGCCGTCTCGTCGAACAAGACGATGGTGTCCCCCGCACACGTCGGCGTGCGGCAGCGCAGGTACTGCGCCACCGAGTCCGCCTCGGGCGTCCCCGAGAGCGTCACCGTGCGGCGGCCTTCGCCGAGCGTCGCCGCCGTCCGCACCGCCGAGTCGGGATTGCCGCTGTTCTCCCCGCTGTAGTTCGTAAAGGCGTAATTCACCGTCAGCACGACCGGCAGCACCGTGAAGGCCGCCAGAAACACCAGCGCCGGAAAGAGATAAAACCAGTTCGTGATCCACGGCAGCGCGCGGGCCAGGAGGGGCATCCCCACCACGATGGCCGCGAGCGTGTACACCAGGATCAGGTAGGGCGGCGCCCCAGGCGCGAAGCGGGCCGTCAGCGCCGACAGCCCCCAGCCGATCAGGGCCGCGCCGCCCAGCAGCCCGGCAAGCACCAGCACCGCCAGCAGCACGCCGCCCGTGCCCCCCGGGGGCGTGTGGCGGGGGCGGCGCGCGGGGGCCGAATTCAGGGTCACGGTCATGGTCGCGCTCCTTAGGAAAGAGGCGGGCGGCGGACCCGGAACACTCACCCTCCTGCCGGTCCGCCGCCCGAAAGCTCCTGGTTCCTTACTTGTTGATG is a window encoding:
- a CDS encoding metallophosphoesterase family protein, with product MRLAFLSDLHGNIHALSAVKRFLSDNPVHAVVVVGDLVGYGASPGPVIDLVRREGWQVGLGGSDMRVALELGESSGRGGVADQVLSWTRRVLSPEQLEFLRRLPPGGRLTTPAGRVRFFHGSPHDPGGRVDLMAPERELETLADALRARVLVVGGSHVPFVRVVGETTFVDPGSVGLTLNHEPGADVALVDASGRKPGVSLHKVPYDFASSAFDIMAWNLPPVIADVIRTGRMG
- the lnt gene encoding apolipoprotein N-acyltransferase, coding for MPPLPTPLLGLLAGALLAACGLPLPWSFLSYLPLALLLVFVTGDPTPRRLALRMWWAGTAYSAVHLWWLTAFLAKLFGTPVLGALAALLFALEGAFLAVMASLAARLFTSREARVWALAGGWVLLEWLRFLGPLAFPWPTLGYTLLPTPAVQIADLGGVLLGSVLVAATAAALVSFWWGRRPPLVLMSALWVAALAYGVTRVPGPGPVQPTLLLRTEFDSFGRATRQLGPAEQLEVQQRLSAARRPGETLVWSETALTRPGVPARLPEFPGPGISGLGTSQPRQNAVVSVDAARRVLSLNRKARLVPFGEYFPLYGALRPAYRVIEQAVGFELGGLTPARTLTPLTLNGVLYGAYVCYDSVFPWVARQLTAQGARLLVNVSNDGWYDGWGVTQHFMMGRVRAIETRRWLVRSVNQGVAAAVNDLGQPVQVLARGEGTLHARPRLLTGQTPYVRYGDLPALGLAALLLLYARRLDR
- a CDS encoding sugar ABC transporter permease; amino-acid sequence: MTATPTPTPGTGPGRPASSLPPGGYVHHEPGPLRRALPWLVLAALVIGLVVLGSFLARNMQGRPRSFTIYFVEGGWRSFVLFLLAASGVLALTSLIGQRIGMARTGRRVSYAAVLGDQLTHLFLLLVVLIAVYPIFYVLLAAFDPRNSLFAFPNFSDPNIFYRTGLLPNLSVLSLENFRRLFDGVVVPGWQVVLFVVGGAALAALLLLTLAGRAGRESVALSRGRTWALRALVVALAVLVVFMTPAQFTGPGNESKFLLSVRNTLLVSGITGVLAILLSTSAGYAMARLRFPGRFQTLLFFIFIQMFPVFLALVAVYTLMVLLGLNNTFTGLILAYSGGAIAFNTWIFKGYVESLPESLEEAAMVDGATRWQTFLRVVLPLSGGILVFIFLNQFIGTYAEFILANVLLTGVEKWTVGVMLLSFTSAQFATKWGIFAAAATLGALPIIFLFYGFQRYFVGGAVAGGVKE
- a CDS encoding ABC transporter permease subunit, translating into MTVTLNSAPARRPRHTPPGGTGGVLLAVLVLAGLLGGAALIGWGLSALTARFAPGAPPYLILVYTLAAIVVGMPLLARALPWITNWFYLFPALVFLAAFTVLPVVLTVNYAFTNYSGENSGNPDSAVRTAATLGEGRRTVTLSGTPEADSVAQYLRCRTPTCAGDTIVLFDETASVPVRAEVAGVQGNVVTLAAPAPAGLDVANVTRLNRYEYVGLANFQTIFAKASTALIPVFVWTVVFAFSTVVMNALAGLILGILLYNKRLKGRNVYRTLLFLPWAIPTVISVQMWVALFNQQFGIVNKTLGLLGFTAVPWLGDPLWAKISVLLVNLWLGFPYMMTATISALSTINEDLYEAASIDGASRWQQITNITLPLLRTSFTPILLSAFAFNFNNFGIIYLLTQGGPPQEGRESTAQSTDILLSWGYNTAFASTGGQNYALASAIALIIFFLTLAISVVNFRAAGVFQEARK